The following are encoded in a window of Bacillus sp. SORGH_AS_0510 genomic DNA:
- a CDS encoding NarK family nitrate/nitrite MFS transporter encodes MARITYWNPEDEKFWNEEGKKHAKRNLWISVPSLMLAFIVWQIWSVVAVRLNDIGFHFTEEQLFTLAAIPGLVGATLRFVYTFAVGSMGGKNWTVISTAILAIPAIGIGFAVQNPDTPFSIMLLLAALCGLGGGNFSSSSANISFFFPKKEKGTALGINGGLGNMGVSVVQFITPLIITSGTFALVGDKQVLATGQEVWLQNAAFIWVIPIVIMTLLAILKMDNVPGAKQSVADQFMVVKRKHTWIMTALYVATFGSFIGYSAAFPLLLKSQFPEHISLAFLGALVAAAARPVGGWLADKLGGAKVTAYVLVIMGIGAAGVIYFLNGKQFTGFLTAFLVLFLASGIGSGSTFQMIPTIFIPKEAAPVIGFSAAFAAYGSFFIPKLFGWSVKATGTPVTAFYFFIGFYCIAFGLNWFFYQRTAIANKIVTKQKPA; translated from the coding sequence ATGGCAAGAATTACTTATTGGAATCCAGAAGACGAAAAGTTTTGGAACGAAGAAGGAAAAAAACACGCAAAAAGGAATTTATGGATTTCTGTCCCATCTTTGATGCTTGCTTTCATTGTTTGGCAAATATGGTCAGTGGTTGCCGTTAGACTTAACGATATTGGGTTTCATTTTACAGAGGAACAACTATTTACACTTGCTGCTATTCCCGGCTTAGTTGGAGCTACACTCCGTTTCGTTTATACTTTTGCTGTTGGTTCTATGGGTGGTAAAAACTGGACAGTTATATCAACAGCGATTTTAGCTATACCTGCAATTGGAATAGGTTTTGCAGTTCAAAATCCCGATACTCCATTTTCCATTATGCTCCTTCTAGCTGCACTTTGCGGACTAGGTGGCGGAAACTTTTCTTCATCATCAGCAAACATCAGCTTTTTCTTTCCTAAAAAGGAAAAAGGAACAGCGCTTGGTATTAACGGTGGTTTAGGAAACATGGGGGTATCCGTAGTACAATTTATTACACCTCTAATTATTACATCTGGAACTTTTGCACTTGTTGGTGATAAACAGGTATTGGCTACTGGCCAGGAAGTTTGGTTACAAAACGCAGCATTCATCTGGGTTATCCCAATTGTTATAATGACACTGCTAGCCATTTTAAAAATGGATAATGTACCTGGTGCAAAGCAATCTGTAGCTGATCAATTTATGGTAGTTAAACGAAAGCATACTTGGATTATGACAGCACTTTACGTTGCAACATTTGGATCATTTATCGGTTATTCAGCTGCATTTCCATTATTATTAAAATCACAATTTCCAGAGCACATTTCATTAGCCTTTCTTGGGGCGTTAGTGGCAGCTGCTGCTAGACCTGTAGGAGGCTGGTTAGCAGATAAACTCGGCGGCGCTAAAGTAACAGCATATGTATTAGTTATTATGGGAATTGGAGCAGCAGGTGTTATTTACTTCTTAAATGGTAAACAATTTACCGGATTCCTAACTGCTTTCTTAGTTCTATTCCTTGCATCTGGGATTGGTTCAGGATCAACTTTCCAAATGATTCCTACCATCTTTATACCAAAAGAGGCAGCACCTGTAATTGGATTTTCTGCAGCGTTTGCAGCGTACGGTTCTTTCTTTATTCCGAAACTATTTGGATGGTCAGTTAAAGCAACTGGTACACCAGTTACTGCATTCTACTTCTTTATCGGGTTTTATTGTATAGCATTTGGCTTGAATTGGTTCTTCTATCAACGAACAGCAATAGCAAATAAAATAGTAACAAAACAAAAACCTGCCTAG
- a CDS encoding LysM peptidoglycan-binding and 3D domain-containing protein, with translation MIKKMKTFIAVVALSGTVGANVQAAELTVQKGDTLWDLSRVHHTSVENIQKWNHLSTDLIHPGDVLTIATEKKYTVVKDDTLWDIAKENQVSVTMIKEWNSLNTDLIHPGLQLVIYDEVNDFSTGNMVKPTSPTITSKASEVSPKETVAPNSEEPKVEAATNVESKTEVQPTSKAEETPKEITVKATAYTASCEGCSGTTATGLDLNANPNAKVIAVDPSVIPLGSKVEVEGYGVAIASDTGGAIKGNRIDVFIPSEEKALEWGRKDIKVKILD, from the coding sequence ATGATAAAAAAGATGAAAACTTTTATTGCAGTTGTTGCACTCTCAGGAACTGTAGGTGCTAATGTACAAGCTGCAGAGTTAACAGTACAGAAAGGTGATACCCTATGGGATCTTTCTCGTGTACATCATACATCTGTAGAAAATATTCAAAAGTGGAATCACCTTTCTACTGACCTAATTCATCCAGGGGACGTATTAACTATTGCAACTGAAAAGAAATACACAGTGGTGAAGGATGATACGCTTTGGGATATTGCGAAAGAAAATCAAGTGTCAGTTACTATGATTAAAGAATGGAATAGTTTAAATACAGATCTCATCCATCCAGGGTTACAATTAGTAATCTATGATGAAGTAAATGATTTTTCTACTGGTAATATGGTTAAACCAACATCACCAACTATAACCTCAAAAGCATCTGAGGTTTCTCCTAAAGAGACTGTTGCACCAAACAGCGAGGAGCCAAAAGTAGAAGCAGCAACTAATGTTGAAAGCAAAACAGAAGTCCAACCTACATCGAAAGCGGAGGAAACTCCAAAAGAAATTACAGTTAAGGCAACTGCCTACACTGCTTCATGTGAAGGCTGCAGCGGAACTACGGCAACAGGACTTGATCTAAATGCAAACCCTAATGCTAAGGTTATTGCAGTTGACCCATCTGTCATTCCACTTGGAAGTAAGGTCGAAGTAGAAGGATATGGTGTAGCTATTGCATCTGATACTGGTGGAGCTATTAAAGGAAACCGGATTGACGTGTTTATCCCATCAGAGGAAAAAGCTCTTGAGTGGGGTAGAAAAGATATAAAGGTAAAAATATTGGATTAA
- a CDS encoding NarK/NasA family nitrate transporter, which produces MNQGSKQLFIQTGSLVAGFMVWVLISSLMPFIKADIPLSSTEIAWATAVPVILGSLLRVPIGYWTNRYGARILFTISFLLLLLPISIISYANSLFLLILGGFMLGIGGAVFSIGVTSLPKYYEKTKHGFINGIYGAGNIGTAITSFSAPVLANMFGWRSTIKIFLIIVLIFAVINFLFGDRKEKKVNNSLSTQVKDVYKNPKLWFLCLFYFITFGSFVAFTIYLPTFLVNHFELDKVDAGLRTAGFIALATFFRPVGGWLGDKINPFLILMAVFFSLTFAGFLLSFTPSLPIYSFGCLLVAFFAGIGNGAIFKLVPLYFSKQAGIVNGIVAAMGGLGGFFPPIILTILFNWTGHYAIGFMSLSEFSLASLVIVVWLYYQDKLDISAKIVNHAVDGICVTDVNGIIQSINPAFTRITGYTEDEVVGKTPSVLQSGEHDNEFYRQMWTRLKSEGFWEGYIWNKRRNNEIYKEWLTITAIKDDIGETKNYVGMFNEEKE; this is translated from the coding sequence ATGAATCAAGGATCAAAGCAGCTTTTTATTCAAACGGGTAGTCTAGTCGCGGGATTTATGGTTTGGGTGCTTATTTCTTCACTGATGCCTTTTATTAAGGCAGATATACCTTTATCATCCACAGAAATTGCTTGGGCAACAGCTGTACCTGTTATTCTCGGATCCCTACTAAGGGTTCCGATTGGTTATTGGACAAATCGGTATGGAGCAAGAATTCTTTTTACTATTAGCTTCTTACTTTTACTTTTACCCATTTCAATTATTAGTTATGCGAATTCGTTATTCCTGTTAATTCTAGGCGGTTTTATGCTTGGGATCGGAGGAGCTGTATTTTCAATCGGTGTTACATCTCTTCCTAAATACTATGAAAAAACAAAACATGGATTTATAAACGGTATTTATGGTGCAGGAAATATTGGGACAGCTATAACCTCGTTTTCTGCACCTGTATTAGCTAACATGTTCGGATGGAGAAGTACTATTAAAATATTTCTAATCATAGTGTTAATCTTTGCAGTGATAAACTTTTTATTTGGTGACAGGAAGGAAAAGAAAGTAAATAACTCATTATCAACCCAGGTTAAAGATGTTTATAAAAACCCTAAACTTTGGTTTTTATGTTTATTTTATTTTATTACCTTTGGATCTTTTGTAGCGTTCACCATATATTTACCTACCTTCTTAGTTAATCATTTCGAATTAGACAAAGTAGATGCAGGTTTGCGCACAGCAGGTTTCATTGCACTTGCAACCTTCTTTAGACCAGTTGGCGGCTGGCTTGGTGATAAGATCAACCCTTTTCTCATCCTTATGGCTGTATTCTTCAGCTTAACTTTTGCTGGATTTTTACTTTCATTTACACCATCATTGCCTATTTATTCTTTTGGGTGTCTACTAGTAGCTTTCTTTGCAGGCATTGGAAATGGCGCCATTTTCAAGCTTGTACCCTTATATTTTTCAAAGCAGGCAGGTATTGTTAACGGGATTGTTGCTGCTATGGGAGGATTAGGTGGTTTTTTTCCCCCAATTATTCTTACCATACTTTTTAATTGGACTGGTCACTATGCGATTGGTTTTATGTCACTTTCTGAATTTTCACTTGCTAGTTTAGTCATCGTTGTTTGGCTTTACTATCAAGATAAATTAGATATTTCAGCAAAAATAGTTAACCATGCGGTAGACGGAATTTGCGTCACTGATGTTAATGGGATTATTCAGAGTATAAATCCGGCATTTACCAGAATTACAGGATATACTGAGGACGAAGTAGTAGGAAAAACCCCGAGCGTCCTTCAATCTGGAGAACATGATAATGAATTTTATAGACAAATGTGGACTCGCTTGAAATCAGAAGGATTTTGGGAGGGTTATATATGGAATAAACGCAGGAATAATGAGATTTATAAAGAATGGTTAACCATAACAGCGATAAAAGATGATATAGGTGAAACAAAAAATTACGTTGGAATGTTTAACGAAGAAAAAGAATAG